The genomic segment TTCTCAGGCCCTCCCTATAAGTTGCACATTAAGTGCAAACATTAAAATTAACTGTAAGGCTTTTTGTCTGGAGACATTAAAGACATGTGCTTCTATACAATTCAGATTTTCAAAATGGAGGCTTTCCATAACAGCACAAAATGAGATTTATAGAAAGACATTAAATAATAACCAAAACTTTGTATAAAAATCAAAAAGCTGAGCAAACCTGATGTATACTTGTATGAATGTGGGAGATGTAAACATAAAGTGAGCAGGCAAATAATCACATATAGGCCCTACTTTCTATGTTTGAAATGACTGAAGGGATAAACCACATAAGGTCCAGAGTGTTCATAGTTCCTGGGATTTTAGTTCTGTATGAAACTAAAATATACAAGTATTGTGCTGGGTATTTTGGCACCTAATCTTTCTAAATCTTTTATATATCGGTAAGATTCTGACATGGGAATAGATTTAAAGACATAACTCAATACTGCATGATTTCAGGAAAAGTAAATTGGTACAAATGATGAGCAGATTTTTAAATGCTGAACAGTAAGAATCTTGCCAAGTGTCAAAATAGGTTGATCATAACCCAAACATAGAGGTTGCAATTCTGTCAAGCTTGTGGCCCGATAAAACTGCTTTTCAACCCTCTTTTGGAAGCTTCATTAGACTTATTCACCAAGCCAACATGTTGGCTAATATATATGACATATTAGGTCCTACCTCAAGTTCCACTTTCAAGGCAATGGCATCAGGCACCCGTTTCATTGAATGCAGCAGTTGTTTCTATGACCACTGGACTCTTTGAAGCGCAGCCGCATTTTAGGACGATACTTCTCCAAATACAGAAGTTGCTTGCTGTTAAAAGCTCCACGCCGCTTTTGTCTTATGAACTGTACTGCATCTTCATATTTCATTCTACCTTCGATTAATGCTAGGGCAACAAGCACTGGAGCTCTTCCAAGGCCTGCAACACAATGTACAGCAATACAACAACCAGGTTCTTCAcgaaacttaatttttacaagatTTAACCAATCATCAACCATCTGGTTGGACGGTGGTGCACCATCATCGAAAGGCCAATCAAGAACATGGATGCCTTCT from the Eptesicus fuscus isolate TK198812 chromosome 10, DD_ASM_mEF_20220401, whole genome shotgun sequence genome contains:
- the LOC103289789 gene encoding protein tyrosine phosphatase type IVA 1-like, yielding MARMNRPAPVEVTYKNMRFLITHNPTNATLNKFTEELKKYGVTTIGRVCEATYDTTLVGKEGIHVLDWPFDDGAPPSNQMVDDWLNLVKIKFREEPGCCIAVHCVAGLGRAPVLVALALIEGRMKYEDAVQFIRQKRRGAFNSKQLLYLEKYRPKMRLRFKESSGHRNNCCIQ